From one Mytilus edulis chromosome 1, xbMytEdul2.2, whole genome shotgun sequence genomic stretch:
- the LOC139520001 gene encoding uncharacterized protein, with amino-acid sequence MEGKTEESTVKIEVVNDLTCHFDKSWLAELQTGQSLYDVMLNLAKSTSSFSFEYKYYPELGHEIITICGMHADSANKQYWQILDSAGKPKTTGVDGIKPVPDDTFKFRLINYEGGCP; translated from the exons agaGCACTGTCAAAATTGAAGTCGTTAATGATTTAACATGTCATTTTGATAAATCATGGTTAGCTGAATTACAAACAGGTCAGAGTTTGTACGACGTGATGCTAAATCTGGCAAAATCAACGTCATCCTTCAG ctttgaatataaatattatcCAGAATTAGGACATGAAATAATCACAATCTGTGGCATGCATGCTGACTCGGCAAACAAACAGTACTGGCAAATACTTGACTCCGCCGGCAAACCAAAAACCACAG GCGTGGATGGTATAAAACCGGTGCCAGATGACACGTTCAAGTTTCGTTTAATTAACTATGAAGGAGGATGTCCATAA